Proteins from a single region of Acanthochromis polyacanthus isolate Apoly-LR-REF ecotype Palm Island chromosome 11, KAUST_Apoly_ChrSc, whole genome shotgun sequence:
- the mrpl3 gene encoding 39S ribosomal protein L3, mitochondrial, translating to MAAWSCRFLLQRGPRLISPRAAAESPVQLVGCVRTVKTTTWFEEHLTEDNQEYMRKSMAEEYRTQTAEKLNPLKDEPWQRHEWTEGSRRVGLVAVKLGMAPIWTKTGEKHAVTMLQVQDCHVIKCLSKEEHDGHTAALVVGGKNVSPFHRSEQQMEMFRNAGVPPKQKITTFKVSDNAIIKPGTPLYAAHFRPGQYVDITAKSIGKGFQGVMKRWGFKGQPASHGQTKTHRRPGASGPGGDPAKVFKGKKMPGQMGNMYVTAFGLKIWRVNTKYNVLYVNGSVPGHRNCVLKIRDTVLPTRGSTLLNPPFPTYFTEEEGDLAEDLYDDDLFIHTEPSLTLT from the exons ATGGCGGCGTGGAGCTGCCGGTTTCTTCTTCAGCGGGGACCTCGACTCATTTCTCCTCGTGCAGCAGCTGAAAG tcctgtccagctgGTGGGTTGCGTTAGAACAGTGAAGACGACAACATGGTTTGAAGAACACCTCACTGAGGACAACCAGGAGTACATGAGGAAGAGCATGGCAGAGGAATACAGAACACAGACGGCCGAAAAGCTCAACCCACTCAAAGATGAGCCGTGGCAGCGGCATGAGTGGACAGAGG GGAGTCGAAGAGTTGGTTTAGTGGCTGTCAAGCTGGGGATGGCGCCTATCTGGACGAAAACAGGGGAAAAACATGCAGTCACCATGCTACAG GTGCAGGACTGCCATGTAATAAAGTGCTTGTCCAAAGAAGAGCATGATGGACACACTGCTGCTCTTGTTGTAGGCGGAAAGAACGTATCACCATTCCAT AGGTCTGAGCAGCAGATGGAAATGTTCAGGAATGCAGGAGTGCCTCCAAAGCAGAAAATCACCACCTTTAAAGTCTCAGACAATGCCATCATCAAGCCAG gcaCTCCTCTATATGCAGCACATTTCCGTCCAGGACAGTATGTGGACATCACAGCCAAATC CATCGGTAAGGGTTTTCAAGGTGTAATGAAGCGATGGGGGTTCAAAGGCCAACCAGCCAGCCACGGCCAGACCAAAACTCACCGCAGACCGGGAGCTTCTGGACCAGGAGGG GATCCAGCCAAAGTCTTCAAAGGGAAGAAGATGCCGGGCCAAATGGGCAACATGTACGTCACAGCATTCGGACTGAAG ATATGGAGGGTCAATACTAAGTATAATGTGCTGTATGTTAATGGCTCCGTCCCGGGACACAGGAACTGCGTCctgaag ATAAGAGACACCGTGCTGCCAACCAGGGGCTCCACCCTGCTCAATCCGCCTTTTCCCACTTATTTCACCGAAGAAGAAGGCGACCTGGCTGAAGACCTCTACGACGACGACTTGTTCATTCACACAGAGCCCTCATTAACGCTGACCTGA